A portion of the Oncorhynchus gorbuscha isolate QuinsamMale2020 ecotype Even-year linkage group LG19, OgorEven_v1.0, whole genome shotgun sequence genome contains these proteins:
- the LOC124004983 gene encoding trehalase-like, whose protein sequence is MSVFWIVYKTALPALEQEYLFWMRNRSVAVEVKGNKHVLNRYDVQVGLPRPESYSDDLELAEGLTEDAAERLWKELHSGAESGWDFSSRWFVDGLGNNNGSLKDTRTSLLIPTDLNALLCRNERTLAHFYRTLGNESEAARYDKAVSARQEAIEAVLWDEKRGVWLDYSLVTNTSHPAFYPTNLAPVWADCYSQPSMGQKALHYLQTSGGLAFPNGVPTSLVDSGQQWDYPNAWPPLQHILIQGLSSLPSQEARELGFDLAQRWIRTNWLAYVKYEAMFEKVIKKRFIMCVTTMRCRVMLPLDKGW, encoded by the exons gactgctctgcccGCTCTAGAGCAGGAGTACCTGTTCTGGATGCGGAACCGCTCTGTGGCCGTTGAAGTGAAGGGGAATAAGCATGTTCTGAACCGTTATGATGTACAGGTCGGCCTGCCCAG ACCGGAGTCCTACAGTGATGATCTAGAGCTGGCTGAAGGTCTGACCGAGG ATGCTGCAGAGAGGCTGTGGAAAGAGCTGCATTCAGGAGCAGAGTCCGGGTGGGACTTCTCGTCTCGCTGGTTTGTGGACGGCCTGGGGAACAACAACGGATCTCTGAAAGACACCAGAACCAGTCTGCTCATTCCTACAGACCTCAACGCTCTGCTCTGTCGCAACGAAAGGACACTGGCTCACTTCTACAGGACGCTGG GTAATGAGTCTGAAGCAGCGCGGTATGACAAAGCTGTATCAGCCAGACAAGAGGCCATAGAGGCAGTGCTGTGGGATGAGAAGAGGGGCGTCTGGTTGGACTACAGCCTGGTAACCAACACCTCCCACCCTGCATTCTACCCCACTAACCTGGCCCCTGTCTGGGCAGACTGCTACTCCCAGCCTTCCATGGGACAGAAGGCACTACActatctacag ACTAGTGGTGGTCTTGCGTTCCCCAACGGTGTCCCTACGTCCCTGGTTGACAGTGGTCAGCAGTGGGACTACCCCAACGCATGGCCCCCTCTACAACACATACTCATCCAAG GCCTGTCCAGTCTGCCCTCACAGGAAGCTAGAGAGCTGGGGTTTGATTTGGCTCAGCGCTGGATCAGAACCAACTGGCTGGCCTACGTCAAGTATGAAGCCATGTTTGAGAAGGTGATTAAGAAgaggtttataatgtgtgtgaCCACAATGAGGTGCAGGGTGATGTTGCCCCTAGACAAGGGTTGGTAA